A single window of Streptomyces sp. NBC_00464 DNA harbors:
- a CDS encoding GNAT family N-acetyltransferase, producing the protein MSELRVPVGGVHPLDDPVGTSLRGPHAHFAERRGRILRYPPEVTPWVALPDRPEAADWADAAALAGPGGIVIVTAFSEPPPDDWEVVFHAEGVQLVDAGVEAAPYPEAVRLGPADVPEMLDLVARTRPGPFEPRTVELGTYLGVRREGLLVAMAGERMHPPGWSEISGVCTDESVRGQGLAGGLVRAVAHEIRERGETPFLHAAASNTNAVRLYESLGFALRRRTPFLGALAPENPPISVSGTVRDLRETATR; encoded by the coding sequence ATGAGCGAGCTCCGTGTCCCCGTAGGTGGTGTGCACCCCCTCGACGACCCGGTGGGCACCTCGCTGAGAGGACCGCACGCCCACTTCGCCGAGCGACGCGGCCGCATTCTGCGCTACCCCCCGGAGGTCACCCCGTGGGTCGCCCTGCCGGACAGGCCGGAGGCCGCCGACTGGGCGGATGCCGCCGCGCTCGCCGGTCCCGGCGGCATCGTCATCGTCACCGCCTTCAGCGAGCCGCCGCCGGACGACTGGGAGGTCGTCTTCCACGCCGAGGGCGTCCAGCTCGTCGACGCGGGAGTCGAGGCGGCACCGTACCCGGAGGCCGTGCGGCTCGGCCCCGCCGACGTGCCGGAGATGCTGGACCTGGTCGCACGCACCCGGCCCGGCCCCTTCGAGCCCCGCACGGTGGAGCTCGGCACCTACCTCGGCGTACGGCGCGAAGGACTGCTCGTCGCCATGGCCGGCGAACGCATGCATCCGCCCGGCTGGAGCGAGATCAGCGGCGTCTGTACGGACGAGTCCGTACGCGGGCAGGGGCTCGCCGGCGGACTCGTGCGGGCCGTCGCCCACGAGATCCGGGAACGTGGAGAGACACCCTTCCTGCACGCCGCGGCGTCCAACACCAACGCCGTCCGGCTCTACGAGTCGCTGGGCTTCGCGCTCCGCCGCCGCACACCGTTCCTCGGAGCGCTCGCCCCGGAGAACCCGCCGATAAGCGTGTCCGGCACCGTCCGCGACCTCCGTGAGACGGCCACGCGCTGA
- a CDS encoding PP2C family protein-serine/threonine phosphatase, producing the protein MTIGLQRLSATSGTALSGTDAGEAAVRAPRVGNRTLFGGLALLTAVIVLLDMGSGDELRIVPLMVVVPALVSVFGTIRQTVGVASWVMLVAVASRLVSGGTFWDITSSVVFTVLACFLGVGACALRIRHAIEIARLRSAAVALQRQILRPLPIVTDQVVAHGTYAPIEEDRLVGGDIYEAVSSPYGTRVIIGDVQGKGLAAIGAGFAVLGAFREAAIREPTLTGVVDALEDAVARHNAFSAQTGEIERFVTALVLGFDGDGRVQAVNCGHLPPRLLHDNVAGPVPLRRTSVPLGMAELSSEARVTEWLDFPTGATLLMFTDGVTEARDLAGTFYPLDTRLGRWAHLAPRELLDALHRDLEEFSGGVRRDDIAVLAVRRTPSGSPSRPEPSGYGARRAAEAFSGR; encoded by the coding sequence GTGACGATCGGGCTTCAGCGTTTGTCCGCGACGAGTGGAACAGCACTCTCGGGTACGGACGCGGGAGAGGCGGCCGTCCGGGCGCCGAGGGTCGGCAACCGGACACTGTTCGGCGGTCTGGCCCTGCTGACCGCGGTGATCGTCCTCCTCGACATGGGATCCGGCGACGAACTGCGCATCGTGCCGCTGATGGTCGTCGTGCCCGCACTCGTCTCCGTCTTCGGCACGATCCGTCAGACCGTGGGCGTGGCCTCCTGGGTCATGCTGGTGGCCGTCGCCTCACGCCTGGTAAGCGGTGGGACGTTCTGGGACATCACCAGCAGTGTCGTCTTCACGGTGCTGGCCTGCTTCCTCGGCGTCGGCGCGTGCGCGCTGCGTATCCGCCACGCCATCGAGATAGCCAGGCTGCGCTCCGCCGCCGTTGCGCTCCAGCGCCAGATCCTGCGCCCGCTGCCCATCGTGACCGACCAGGTCGTCGCCCACGGCACCTACGCGCCGATCGAGGAGGACCGCCTGGTCGGCGGCGACATCTACGAGGCCGTGTCCTCGCCCTACGGAACCCGGGTGATCATCGGGGACGTCCAGGGCAAGGGACTCGCCGCGATCGGGGCGGGTTTCGCCGTCCTCGGCGCGTTCCGTGAGGCGGCCATCCGTGAACCCACCCTGACCGGAGTCGTCGACGCCCTGGAGGACGCGGTCGCCCGGCACAACGCCTTCTCCGCGCAGACCGGGGAGATCGAGCGCTTCGTCACCGCCCTGGTACTCGGCTTCGACGGCGACGGGCGCGTCCAGGCCGTCAACTGCGGACACCTGCCGCCCCGGCTGCTGCACGACAACGTGGCCGGCCCCGTCCCGCTGCGCCGTACGTCGGTGCCGCTGGGCATGGCGGAACTCAGCAGCGAGGCACGGGTCACCGAATGGCTGGACTTCCCGACCGGTGCGACGCTCCTGATGTTCACCGACGGAGTGACCGAGGCCCGCGACCTGGCCGGAACCTTCTACCCGCTGGACACACGGCTGGGCCGCTGGGCGCACCTGGCCCCCCGGGAACTGCTCGACGCGCTCCATCGCGACCTGGAGGAGTTCTCCGGCGGCGTCCGGCGCGATGACATCGCCGTGCTCGCGGTGCGTCGGACGCCGTCAGGCAGCCCCAGCCGTCCCGAGCCGTCGGGCTACGGCGCGAGGCGGGCCGCAGAGGCGTTCAGCGGGCGGTAG
- a CDS encoding TetR family transcriptional regulator, with product MNRERKTPERRSRKARRTRDTLAQAAFELVLDRGLRDVTVEEIAERADVDRRTFSRYFTSKEAAVLDSVRGDGDRINDALRARPAGEPPLTAYRRAVMDWLADPEAEAWHRRPRIFELLVLAKEEPTLYAAFHHIRVDAQEDSLAIVADRLGVDPRQDIRPAVTVAAGAGALLAAQAAWVRGGCPEELPRLVEQAFDALAGELVTQPPAGPASHSTTEGNGTS from the coding sequence ATGAACCGGGAACGGAAGACCCCGGAGAGGCGGAGCCGCAAGGCGCGCCGGACCCGGGACACACTGGCCCAGGCCGCGTTCGAGCTCGTGCTCGACCGGGGTCTGAGGGACGTCACGGTCGAGGAGATCGCGGAACGCGCCGACGTCGACCGCCGCACCTTCAGCCGGTACTTCACGAGCAAGGAAGCCGCGGTCCTGGACTCGGTCCGGGGCGACGGCGACCGGATCAACGACGCCCTGCGGGCCCGGCCCGCCGGTGAACCCCCGCTCACCGCGTACCGCCGGGCCGTCATGGACTGGCTCGCGGACCCGGAGGCGGAGGCCTGGCACCGCCGCCCGAGGATCTTCGAACTGCTGGTCCTCGCCAAGGAGGAGCCGACCCTCTACGCGGCGTTCCACCACATCCGGGTGGACGCCCAGGAGGACTCGCTCGCCATCGTCGCCGACCGGCTCGGGGTCGACCCGCGGCAGGACATCCGCCCCGCCGTCACGGTCGCCGCCGGAGCCGGCGCGCTCCTCGCCGCCCAGGCCGCCTGGGTGCGCGGGGGCTGCCCCGAGGAGTTGCCCCGACTCGTCGAGCAGGCATTCGACGCCCTCGCGGGAGAACTGGTCACGCAGCCTCCCGCCGGACCGGCGTCACACAGCACCACGGAAGGAAACGGAACATCATGA